Proteins found in one Ptychodera flava strain L36383 chromosome 3, AS_Pfla_20210202, whole genome shotgun sequence genomic segment:
- the LOC139129390 gene encoding radial spoke head 1 homolog, whose translation MSEFSDFGEEEASIGYLGEYEGERNTRDERHGKGRATFAKGDVYDGMYEHGKRHGQGLYRFKNGARYEGEYKQNKKHGQGKFIYPDGSQYEGNWADDLRHGYGVYTYVNGDTYEGEWLGNHKHGQGVYTYKMTGTKYIGTYVNGKREGAGEVIHINHKYQGLMKADNPEGPGKYMFEIGCEQRGKYILVEKQQGGETEEDEPVTIIVPTWKAGDISAISRGVPFEDETLKEGEEDKDGEDKENKDGEQQTETVSEEKSLTTVLTEVIEPAEAKTPEKASEEPQEVTEEKADPEEEHVDEAAAEGAEEEEEGD comes from the exons ATGTCCGAATTCTCAGATTTTGGTGAGGAAGAGGCCAGCATTGGTTATCTCGGG GAGTACGAGGGAGAGAGGAACACCCGTGACGAACGACATGGAAAAGGTCGAGCGACATTTGCGAAAGGCGATGTTTATGACGGCATGtacgaacacggaaaacgacaTGGACAG GGTTTATATAGATTCAAGAATGGCGCCCGCTACGAGGGTGAATACAAACAGAACAAGAAACACGGCCAAGGTAAATTCATATATCCCGACGGATCTCAGTATGAAG GTAACTGGGCCGACGACCTTCGACATGGCTACGGAGTCTACACGTACGTCAACGGGGACACGTACGAGGGGGAGTGGCTGGGAAATCACAAACACGGCCAGGGTGTCTACACGTACAAGATGACAGGAACGAAGTACATAGGAACGTACGTCAACGGTAAAAGAGAAGGCGCCGGTGAAGTTATACACATTAATCACAAATACCAGGGACTTATGAAGGCTGATAAT CCCGAAGGTCCTGGGAAGTATATGTTCGAAATAGGCTGCGAACAACGTGGGAAGTACATTCTTGTAGAAAAG CAACAAGGAGGCGAAACGGAAGAAGACGAACCAGTGACTATAATTGTGCCGACATGGAAAGCTGGTGACATATCAGCGATATCACGAGGTGTACCTTTCGAAGACGAGACTCTGAAGGAAGGCGAAGAAGATAAAGACGGCgaagacaaagaaaataaag ACGGTGAACAACAAACAGAGACAGTCAGTGAGGAAAAGTCATTGACTACCGTTCTAACTGAAGTCATCGAACCAGCTGAAGCAAAGACGCCCGAGAAGGCCAGCGAAGAGCCACAGGAAGTCACGGAAGAGAAGGCCGACCCGGAAGAAGAGCATGTAGATGAGGCTGCCGCTGAGGGCGCTGAAGAGGAGGAAGAAGGAGACTAG
- the LOC139129393 gene encoding tripartite motif-containing protein 2-like produces MAESSVGKELDDQFLQCPICIERFSNPKLLPKCGHIVCLTCLNGIVSQNYGRLKCPICRVDNSSFIRGKGVDGLPDSFTTNALIEFVENKKKEEASHFSGDPCGICGRSSVAYCTVCDQLQCQECQNRHMKITVTRNHTMVPIEEYHSTPKNLLRPANCSRHSGHQVQMYCETCQVAVCMECILSEHQGGHHKHVSLKTAAEKKREKLADLVSSMNKKLPELQVASDTMGCIREDLIRERSALYKRVSARTSAILQEVKQYEQSLLQQIQDHYTGHLNALEKAITRFDDMVKQGDKITTIATELLWSDIDSLVFYLEKQHLSKLQEIVSQKTAIPTSTKKPIEFHSEPTHDLKLTDVIGTVRVKGSQSAQPVSSEEKSFVSKSSDFKLKTAVSSLFTKSSDESSLTYSNSRRKFQRTVVIDRFGKLSERQALQKPRGLSLTNDDNHFYVAAMGNDRILKYTLGGSYKSQMHIRSPFDVAAIRTLSSIDGNILLTDGTSLYRCNDAGEMYFSEDYGQTSDALGLATDASQSKVFLLLATDKTEACIDSSVSHLQLNPPVSDAKQHRTVVFWDLGSRRQKQEIDFEGDARFLTANSLNQIITADSSACKVMVYDGDSKQILFSFGSKGQGDGQFENPLGVATDADDNIFVCSKGRVQLFTNGGRFICRLDKPSDQLVHPVSICVTKRRPCKVIVTDEDEAGVGKIVIYKEIPA; encoded by the coding sequence ATGGCGGAATCAAGTGTCGGTAAGGAACTGGACGACCAGTTTCTCCAATGTCCAATATGTATTGAACGGTTCTCCAATCCCAAACTATTGCCCAAGTGTGGCCATATCGTCTGCCTGACATGTCTCAACGGAATTGTTTCCCAAAACTACGGTAGACTGAAGTGCCCCATTTGCAGAGTTGATAACTCGTCGTTCATAAGGGGCAAGGGCGTCGACGGTCTCCCGGACAGCTTCACGACCAACGCTTTGATAGAATTCGTGGAGAACAAAAAGAAGGAAGAGGCTAGCCATTTTTCAGGGGATCCCTGTGGAATCTGCGGGAGGTCTTCCGTGGCGTACTGCACAGTATGCGACCAACTTCAGTGCCAAGAATGTCAGAACAGACACATGAAGATAACGGTGACCAGAAACCACACCATGGTCCCCATTGAGGAGTACCACTCGACTCCGAAGAATCTGCTGCGCCCGGCGAATTGTTCCCGCCACAGCGGCCACCAGGTGCAGATGTACTGCGAGACATGCCAGGTCGCCGTATGCATGGAGTGCATTCTCAGCGAGCACCAGGGAGGGCACCACAAGCACGTGAGCTTGAAGACAGCCGCTGAAAAGAAACGGGAGAAGCTAGCAGACCTCGTCAGCAGCATGAACAAGAAGCTGCCTGAGCTACAGGTGGCCAGCGATACTATGGGCTGCATCAGAGAGGATCTCATCAGAGAACGGAGCGCTCTGTACAAGCGTGTGTCGGCAAGGACATCGGCCATCTTACAGGAAGTTAAACAGTACGAACAATCGTTGCTCCAACAGATTCAGGACCATTACACCGGTCACTTGAACGCCTTGGAAAAAGCAATAACCCGATTTGACGACATGGTCAAGCAAGGGGATAAAATAACTACCATAGCAACTGAGCTGCTTTGGAGCGACATTGACTCCCTCGTATTCTACCTGGAGAAACAGCATCTATCCAAGTTGCAGGAGATCGTCTCTCAGAAAACCGCCATTCCTACCTCCACTAAAAAACCGATCGAGTTCCACAGTGAACCCACCCATGACCTGAAACTCACAGACGTCATCGGCACAGTGCGAGTCAAGGGAAGCCAAAGCGCACAACCAGTGTCGAGTGAAGAAAAATCTTTCGTTTCCAAGTCAAGCGATTTCAAACTCAAAACAGCTGTTAGCTCACTGTTCACGAAAAGCAGTGACGAGTCATCGCTAACATATTCTAATAGCCGAAGGAAGTTTCAACGGACCGTAGTCATCGACAGGTTTGGAAAATTATCAGAGAGGCAGGCACTACAGAAACCAAGGGGGCTCAGCCTGACAAACGACGACAATCATTTCTATGTGGCGGCCATGGGAAACGACAGAATTCTGAAATACACCCTCGGCGGCAGCTACAAATCCCAAATGCACATTCGTTCACCGTTTGATGTTGCAGCCATCAGGACTTTATCCTCTATTGATGGGAATATCCTCCTCACAGATGGCACCTCACTCTACCGTTGCAACGATGCAGGCGAGATGTACTTCTCCGAGGACTACGGGCAAACGTCCGATGCACTAGGGTTAGCTACAGATGCCAGCCAGAGCAAAGTCTTTCTTCTGCTAGCCACTGACAAGACGGAAGCGTGTATCGATTCATCCGTATCACATCTGCAACTCAACCCACCAGTGTCTGATGCCAAGCAGCACAGAACAGTTGTGTTTTGGGACCTTGGTTCCAGGAGACAGAAGCAAGAGATCGACTTTGAGGGAGATGCCAGGTTTCTGACAGCCAACAGCTTAAACCAAATTATAACGGCAGACAGCAGCGCCTGCAAAGTGATGGTCTACGACGGGGATAGCAAACAAATCTTATTCTCGTTCGGATCCAAAGGACAAGGCGATGGTCAATTCGAAAATCCTCTGGGCGTCGCCACAGACGCAGACGACAACATTTTCGTCTGCAGCAAGGGCAGGGTTCAGTTGTTCACCAACGGAGGGCGCTTTATCTGTCGTCTTGACAAGCCCAGTGATCAGCTCGTTCATCCTGTGTCGATCTGCGTCACGAAGAGGCGACCGTGCAAAGTCATAGTGACCGATGAGGACGAGGCTGGTGTCGGAAAAATTGTCATTTACAAAGAAATTCCAGCGTAA